The genomic stretch CGCTGACACGCTATTGTTTTCGTAGCCATCATCATCGCTGTTGAATTTTTGGTACTTCGGCAAGACCAAAGCGCTGACGCCGTCAGTTTTGCTGTGCGCTAGGCCAATTGAGTAACGGGTTTGCTCGTTACCACCTGCCAAGCTTGCGCTCGCTTCCACGCTATCTTGCGTGCCATAGCCGATTTCAATACTTGGGGTCGCACCTTTACCACCGCGCTTAGTGAAAATCTGAATCACGCCACCAATTGCATCGGCGCCATACAAACTAGCTGCTGGGCCGCGCAAAATTTCAATGCGATCCACTTGTGCTAATGGAATGTGCTGCAATGCGGCTTGACCGGTCGTTGCCGAGCCATAACGCACGCCGTCGATCAGCACTACGGTTTGGTTTGAGTTGGCGCCACGAATAAACACGCCGCCCGATTTACCTTGGCCGCCATTGCTGGTAATTTGCACGCCCGGTTGGCGCGCTAATAATTCTGGTAGGCTGGTATTGCCTTGTGTTGCAATCTCTTTTTGCGTCAACACAGTCACATCACCGACCACTTCACGGGCAGGCTGGGCAACGCGGGCTGCGGTTACGACAACCTCATCCAGTTGCGTAACATCAGCGTGCGCCATAGTGGCAATAGCAGAAAGACAGGTTAGGTATAGCTTAGAAAAACGCGGTTTCATTCAAGTCTCCAGCAATACACCCTCAGTGTATTGCGTCAATAAAGCGGCAGGAGACTTCAAAAGAGAAAGGGAAACAGTAGGCGCATCGCAGGATGGCCAGATTCTGTCGCCACGGTCACCCTGCCGTACGGAACTGCTTGCCGCGCCAGTGCGCGCAAGCCAGCAAGGCCGGTCTCCGGACTGATCAGTAGCTTTCGCTGATCGTTCACCTTCCCATTTGGCTTATCCAAACAGTGGTTGCGTTTTACACGCCAGAACGACTTTGACTGATTTACCGTTGCAGGGGCAGTACAGGCTTACTAGTAGCAAACCAAAAAATTCCATGCCGCTGCGCCTCGCCGTACAAGTTGTACAGCTCTTCGGCTTGCATGAACTCTTTTGTCTAGCTACTAACCTGTTTCCCGTTTAAAGATGACACGCATTTTGCGATCACCTCACCATTGCTGCGCGCATTGTAACGTGAAATTTTATTACGTACCTGTCTGGAATATGACAAACAGAAGACAACTTACCTGCCAACACCTTAGTTTTTAACTATTAGCTAGATAGAAAAATACAATCTCCACTATCCATTGCACCGTGCATGGCGCAAGAATATGATCCAGATCAAATTTCACAAATTACTGAAAATTCAAAACATACATGAACCTCACTCCATTAATTCAATCTTTCGTACTGCACTTTGGCGAAATGGGTAGCCATTGGGGCATTAATCGCACCGTTGGCCAAATGTATGCGTTGCTGTTTGTCAGCGAAAAGCCGCTCAACGCCGACGAAATGGCCGAAGCGCTGGGCTTTTCACGCTCGAACATTTCGATGGGGCTCAAAGAGCTGGTGTCGTGGCGGCTGGTGAAGTTGCAGCATTTGCCCGGCGATCGGCGCGAATACTATTCAACGCCAGAGGACGTTTGGGTGATTTTTCAAACGTTGGCCGAAGAGCGCAAAAAGCGCGAAGTTGACCCAACGCTCACCATGCTGCGTGGTGCGCTGCTCGAAACGCCGA from Chitinibacter sp. SCUT-21 encodes the following:
- a CDS encoding GbsR/MarR family transcriptional regulator; its protein translation is MNLTPLIQSFVLHFGEMGSHWGINRTVGQMYALLFVSEKPLNADEMAEALGFSRSNISMGLKELVSWRLVKLQHLPGDRREYYSTPEDVWVIFQTLAEERKKREVDPTLTMLRGALLETPSNDADKHAQARMAQMHDLIDLTTSWFSDIQRLDVETLQKLMKLGAQVQKFLELKQKLPAFLGGAESNPDKE